A portion of the Desulfomonilia bacterium genome contains these proteins:
- a CDS encoding patatin-like phospholipase family protein produces the protein MCYASGAMRGVYYAGVMRAMAEADVDFEEFAGISVGSTGAAWHAAGQGITGIDTWLMIAVEKLTIHPFFNNNTSKNLDWMIANDTLPRLDVEGLKKSGKTVHIGVSEIRPFLEWSKGIFRRRYLSFKGDFDTNALLTAIRASCHMPFINGIFSSTLVGGKRCLDGGLTGRIPLDATDLNRFDEIWLAAASPNAIRELNSSIPDEIKHKLHIITPSRPLPVRRIEIDKVKFLDTANIGYYDTVKAITSIYGGQKINE, from the coding sequence ATGTGTTATGCATCAGGGGCCATGAGAGGCGTCTATTATGCGGGAGTGATGAGGGCGATGGCCGAAGCGGACGTTGACTTCGAAGAGTTCGCAGGCATCAGCGTGGGCTCTACGGGAGCGGCCTGGCATGCCGCAGGACAGGGTATAACAGGCATTGATACATGGCTTATGATAGCTGTTGAAAAGCTTACGATTCATCCTTTCTTTAACAACAATACCTCAAAAAACCTGGACTGGATGATTGCGAACGATACCCTTCCGAGGCTCGATGTCGAGGGGCTCAAGAAATCGGGCAAGACGGTTCATATAGGAGTATCTGAAATAAGGCCGTTTCTCGAATGGAGCAAGGGGATATTCAGGAGAAGGTATCTGAGCTTCAAAGGCGATTTCGATACAAATGCGCTTCTAACAGCGATAAGGGCGAGCTGCCACATGCCGTTCATAAACGGCATATTCTCATCAACTCTTGTCGGCGGAAAGAGATGCCTTGACGGCGGACTGACCGGACGCATCCCGCTGGATGCAACCGACCTCAACAGGTTTGATGAGATATGGCTCGCTGCGGCATCTCCCAATGCTATCCGGGAGCTCAATTCTAGCATCCCGGATGAAATAAAGCATAAGCTTCATATAATCACACCCAGCAGGCCGCTTCCCGTAAGGCGCATCGAGATCGATAAGGTAAAATTTCTGGATACAGCCAACATCGGCTATTACGATACAGTTAAGGCCATCACTTCAATTTACGGGGGACAGAAGATTAATGAATAA
- a CDS encoding tocopherol cyclase family protein, protein MKRAALVLFALFLLPALSHAYDLKAYPFTDPQKTVLLQRDGVVQPPSIHQRYRGAEFDADKPFFQWWYFAIKDHRSKRYFAFDYSVSDCANDMTNRGSYVLFAMVDKGSGKNFQKYERYPFENFKTERNFDITIRNNQDVDFEIKVIDNDTYHVRGKMRNPSNVWFAEGCDPDMYIEWDLIIHRNYGWYGQYDIQNIAKAVGLIHWNTYSHDSEVEGFIKIGSTIYNIERNEYFRAYCDMNWGENFPEGTPSIDFPWGWYHVNVPDADPKKDLSIIAGIGRHNLANALSGKASQANIPGMGKFADIRLDGNTHIGVRSIIMSPDSVEDVYQPGFVTTNDGLVKIFRIERNNWAVYTDAIGSAKIPLNQKITIETTNYKTVMDFNSEIGDYNRLLFPHEDYIFSDFEALGVNVHVVVSRLTEKTTYAKWDTARKFPVKVKQFEVIRDFTSDDGGLEYGYNVNE, encoded by the coding sequence ATGAAGAGAGCCGCTCTTGTTTTATTTGCATTGTTTTTGCTGCCTGCCTTGTCCCATGCCTATGATCTGAAGGCATATCCGTTTACAGACCCCCAGAAGACAGTACTGCTCCAGAGGGACGGGGTAGTCCAGCCGCCGAGTATCCATCAGCGGTATCGCGGTGCGGAATTCGACGCTGACAAGCCTTTCTTCCAGTGGTGGTACTTTGCAATAAAGGATCACAGGAGCAAGCGCTATTTTGCGTTCGACTACAGCGTGTCCGACTGCGCGAATGACATGACCAACAGGGGATCATATGTTCTGTTTGCAATGGTCGATAAGGGAAGCGGTAAAAATTTCCAGAAATACGAACGCTATCCTTTTGAAAACTTCAAGACAGAACGGAATTTTGACATCACCATAAGGAACAATCAGGATGTCGATTTCGAGATAAAGGTAATCGATAATGACACATACCATGTACGCGGGAAGATGAGGAACCCTTCGAATGTATGGTTTGCCGAAGGCTGCGACCCGGATATGTACATCGAGTGGGACCTCATCATTCACAGGAATTACGGCTGGTACGGGCAGTATGACATCCAGAACATAGCAAAGGCCGTTGGCCTCATACACTGGAATACGTACTCGCACGATTCGGAAGTTGAAGGTTTCATAAAGATCGGCAGCACCATATACAACATAGAAAGGAACGAGTATTTCAGGGCCTACTGCGACATGAACTGGGGCGAGAACTTCCCGGAAGGCACACCATCAATCGATTTCCCGTGGGGTTGGTATCACGTCAACGTTCCCGATGCGGACCCCAAAAAAGACCTGTCAATCATAGCCGGGATCGGAAGGCATAACCTGGCAAACGCCCTGAGCGGCAAAGCGTCTCAAGCGAATATTCCCGGAATGGGAAAGTTCGCTGATATAAGGCTTGACGGCAATACGCATATCGGGGTCAGGAGCATCATCATGTCGCCGGATTCCGTTGAGGATGTTTATCAGCCCGGCTTTGTGACCACAAACGACGGGCTGGTAAAGATATTCAGGATTGAGCGCAACAACTGGGCGGTTTATACCGATGCTATAGGTTCGGCGAAAATCCCTTTAAATCAGAAGATCACAATTGAGACGACTAACTATAAGACCGTGATGGATTTCAACTCCGAGATCGGAGACTACAACAGGCTGCTGTTTCCGCATGAGGACTATATCTTCAGCGATTTCGAGGCGCTCGGGGTAAATGTTCACGTGGTTGTTTCCAGACTGACTGAAAAAACCACATATGCAAAATGGGATACTGCACGTAAATTCCCCGTCAAGGTAAAACAATTTGAAGTGATCCGGGATTTCACCTCCGACGACGGCGGCCTTGAATATGGGTACAACGTCAACGAGTAG
- a CDS encoding carbohydrate kinase family protein: MNKPIEVLVAGRLNVDYLCVIERYPEEDTKIRIIKRISDIGGQGGNTSCCIKRLGGSLKFISRIGNDDEGRFCIELLNKSGIDTSSIRLVKGGHTTVSFVFISRLSGKRTLMYESEALPDLRLDRMMRSSISRAGVLLLDPSVTHLATELKAIKDRPPIVYDCERWREGIYDMMDLADYFVPSSLFLKDEKMGFKTSDPIEGIKTLARKVSNRLIMTDGRNGAYFIENGNIFNIRPPRVEIIDTTGAGDNFHGALALALSRNFSLKDSVKLAIAVATLSCRGYGGRAAVPEWNEAMDISKNLKAVRVCDA, translated from the coding sequence ATGAATAAACCAATAGAAGTTCTCGTAGCAGGTCGCCTCAACGTCGATTATCTGTGCGTGATTGAAAGATACCCGGAAGAAGATACAAAGATAAGGATAATTAAACGCATTTCCGACATCGGAGGTCAGGGAGGCAATACCAGCTGCTGCATAAAGAGGCTGGGCGGAAGCCTCAAGTTCATAAGCCGCATTGGCAATGATGACGAGGGCAGGTTTTGTATTGAGCTTCTTAATAAAAGCGGCATCGACACAAGCTCGATTAGGCTTGTCAAAGGCGGGCATACTACTGTCTCTTTTGTCTTCATCTCGCGCCTGAGCGGAAAGCGCACCCTCATGTACGAATCCGAGGCCCTTCCCGATCTCAGGCTTGACAGAATGATGAGGTCTTCGATTTCGAGGGCAGGTGTTCTGCTTCTTGACCCTTCGGTCACGCACCTGGCTACGGAACTCAAAGCAATCAAGGACAGGCCTCCGATCGTCTACGACTGCGAAAGATGGCGTGAAGGCATATATGACATGATGGACCTGGCCGATTATTTCGTGCCGTCCTCTCTGTTCCTGAAAGATGAAAAGATGGGATTTAAAACATCAGACCCGATAGAGGGCATCAAGACTCTCGCCCGGAAAGTTTCTAACCGGCTCATCATGACCGACGGTAGAAACGGCGCATATTTCATTGAAAACGGCAATATATTCAATATCAGGCCCCCCAGGGTGGAAATAATTGACACAACGGGTGCAGGGGATAATTTTCATGGTGCCCTGGCGCTGGCGCTGAGCAGAAACTTTTCCCTTAAGGATTCGGTCAAGCTCGCAATAGCCGTTGCCACCCTCTCATGCCGTGGGTATGGAGGCAGGGCCGCCGTCCCTGAATGGAATGAGGCCATGGATATTTCTAAAAATCTTAAAGCAGTCAGGGTATGCGACGCTTAA
- a CDS encoding branched-chain amino acid ABC transporter substrate-binding protein produces the protein MKKSVLAIIITALFALPVFGADTIRIGVAGPHSGDLASYGIPSANAVEIVVDDINAKGGINGRKIEIIKMDDVCKPEQATNVAQKLVSEKVVAVVGHICSGATRTALSTYRDAKIITISPSATKTDLTTSMAYPNFYRTIGSDQLQAELMADFAVNKLKLKTFAVIHDKGDYGKDVAEFARAYLEKHGGRVKLFEGITPGAVDYSAIIQRINREKVDVVIYGGYHPEGSKIVSGMRKKGMKTIFISDDGLKDDTFIKVAGRYAEGVYATGPTDTTKLKLAQEAIAKHKSRFGSDPGAFYLNAYSAIMALTNAISKAGSTDYDAVGKALKTQWVETPLGKISFDAKGDAKGIGFSVFVVKNGRYAQVK, from the coding sequence ATGAAAAAGTCTGTTTTGGCAATCATCATCACGGCATTATTCGCCCTTCCCGTCTTCGGTGCCGATACTATAAGAATCGGAGTTGCGGGCCCTCACAGCGGAGACCTTGCGTCTTACGGAATACCAAGCGCCAATGCAGTTGAGATAGTGGTGGATGACATCAACGCAAAAGGCGGTATCAACGGCCGCAAGATAGAAATCATAAAGATGGATGACGTATGCAAACCCGAGCAGGCAACCAATGTCGCCCAGAAACTGGTTTCGGAAAAGGTTGTCGCCGTTGTCGGACATATATGCTCGGGTGCGACACGCACCGCGCTGAGCACATACCGTGATGCAAAAATAATAACAATATCACCATCAGCCACCAAAACAGACCTGACGACATCAATGGCTTATCCTAACTTTTACAGGACAATAGGCTCGGACCAGCTTCAGGCAGAACTGATGGCCGATTTCGCTGTTAACAAACTCAAGCTCAAGACCTTCGCCGTCATTCATGACAAGGGCGACTATGGTAAGGATGTCGCGGAGTTTGCCAGGGCATATCTCGAAAAGCACGGGGGCAGGGTTAAGCTGTTTGAAGGCATCACGCCGGGAGCCGTGGACTATTCGGCCATAATACAGAGAATCAACAGGGAAAAGGTGGATGTTGTGATTTACGGCGGCTATCATCCCGAAGGTTCCAAGATAGTGAGCGGCATGAGGAAGAAAGGCATGAAAACCATATTCATCTCGGATGACGGGTTGAAGGACGACACCTTCATCAAGGTGGCGGGCAGGTATGCGGAAGGGGTGTATGCAACCGGCCCTACGGATACGACAAAACTCAAGCTCGCGCAGGAGGCGATTGCAAAACATAAAAGCCGCTTCGGTTCAGACCCGGGGGCATTCTATCTGAACGCATACTCCGCAATCATGGCCCTTACCAATGCGATAAGCAAAGCGGGCTCAACAGATTATGATGCAGTGGGAAAGGCGCTCAAGACCCAGTGGGTCGAAACGCCTCTGGGTAAGATAAGCTTTGATGCCAAGGGCGATGCTAAGGGCATAGGGTTCTCGGTCTTTGTCGTGAAAAACGGCAGGTACGCGCAGGTTAAATAG
- a CDS encoding ABC transporter ATP-binding protein: protein MGHVLDVKNLCMQFGGLSALRDINLAVDKGEIVALIGPNGAGKTTFFNCATGIYEPTKGTITASSGDGADMVLNGLKPNEITQKGLARTFQNIRLFKKMTVLENVMVARHCRTKSGILGAIFRTESVRREHKDTIDYAYRTIKRFSLERNVNVLAGELPYGDQRRLEIARALATEPFLLLLDEPAAGMNPKETEELDQLIKTIRDEDGISIMLIEHDMKLVMSISDRVYVIDYGQMIAQGTPAEIASNPKVIKAYLGEEFDA, encoded by the coding sequence ATGGGCCACGTCCTTGATGTAAAAAACCTGTGCATGCAGTTCGGCGGCCTCAGCGCCCTGAGAGATATTAATCTGGCTGTCGATAAGGGTGAGATCGTTGCACTGATCGGGCCCAACGGCGCCGGCAAAACGACATTCTTCAACTGCGCAACAGGCATATACGAACCCACGAAAGGCACCATCACGGCATCATCCGGAGACGGGGCTGATATGGTTCTCAACGGCCTGAAACCGAATGAGATCACCCAAAAAGGGCTTGCAAGGACATTTCAGAACATAAGGCTTTTCAAGAAGATGACCGTGCTTGAAAATGTAATGGTTGCAAGGCACTGCAGGACAAAATCTGGAATCCTCGGGGCGATATTCAGGACAGAGAGCGTGCGCAGGGAGCACAAGGATACTATTGATTATGCATACCGGACGATTAAAAGGTTTTCACTTGAAAGGAATGTGAACGTCCTTGCCGGAGAGCTCCCGTACGGCGACCAGAGGAGGCTTGAAATCGCAAGGGCGCTTGCGACCGAACCGTTCCTGCTCCTCCTGGACGAACCCGCAGCAGGGATGAACCCGAAGGAGACCGAAGAGCTGGACCAGTTGATAAAAACGATCCGCGATGAAGACGGCATATCGATAATGCTTATAGAACACGATATGAAGCTCGTGATGAGCATATCGGACAGGGTGTATGTAATCGACTACGGCCAGATGATCGCCCAGGGGACGCCAGCGGAAATAGCCTCTAATCCGAAGGTCATCAAGGCATATCTCGGAGAGGAATTCGATGCTTGA
- a CDS encoding branched-chain amino acid ABC transporter permease produces the protein MNRVIKETFNSLVVAVWFMFLTFPIMAVKVNTVEKVITWRLINVVYVGICAFVLSFFWHYLMKKRLKKKDDENTWQNLTALKLKQQKKLMPLLAAVVIAAAIAFPLVFSGYQVSVVTTALMYVVLGLGLNIEVGLAGLLDLGYVAFYAVGAYTYALLYHHFGISFWIALPLGAILAAIFGVLLGLPVLRLRGDYLAIVTLGFAEIIRLVLNNWSSFSMGPSGIADIAQPSVLGKTLTLKQSSDFLYYIMIVLVILTIFVVGRLRNSRIGRAWIAMREDETACRSMGINITRAKLTAFALGATWAGMMGCVFAAKTTFVNPASFTFWESIIILSIVVLGGMGSIAGVILGAFILILLPEYLQSISQIRMLIFGACMVLMMVFRPQGIISGIRQHYRWKENT, from the coding sequence ATGAACAGGGTCATTAAAGAAACGTTCAATTCTCTCGTTGTTGCGGTCTGGTTCATGTTCCTCACCTTCCCCATAATGGCGGTCAAGGTCAATACAGTTGAAAAGGTCATTACATGGCGTCTGATAAATGTCGTATATGTAGGCATATGCGCTTTTGTGCTGTCTTTCTTCTGGCATTACCTTATGAAAAAGAGGCTAAAGAAAAAGGATGACGAAAACACATGGCAGAACCTCACCGCGCTGAAGCTCAAGCAGCAGAAAAAACTAATGCCGCTCCTGGCAGCCGTTGTCATAGCCGCCGCGATTGCTTTTCCTCTTGTATTCTCAGGATATCAGGTCTCGGTTGTGACCACGGCGCTCATGTATGTGGTTCTTGGTCTGGGGCTTAACATAGAGGTCGGCCTGGCAGGACTGCTGGACCTGGGCTATGTGGCATTTTATGCGGTAGGGGCATACACCTATGCGCTTTTATACCATCACTTCGGCATCAGCTTCTGGATTGCGCTGCCCCTAGGTGCGATACTGGCCGCCATTTTCGGGGTTTTGCTGGGTCTCCCCGTATTGAGACTCAGAGGCGATTATCTGGCCATTGTGACGCTTGGATTCGCCGAAATCATCAGACTGGTGCTGAACAACTGGAGCAGCTTCTCCATGGGCCCGAGCGGGATCGCGGATATCGCACAGCCCTCAGTTCTGGGAAAGACACTGACATTGAAGCAGTCAAGCGATTTCCTCTATTATATCATGATCGTCCTGGTGATCCTGACAATATTCGTGGTTGGCAGACTCAGAAATTCTCGCATAGGAAGGGCATGGATCGCCATGAGGGAAGACGAAACCGCCTGCCGGTCCATGGGCATAAACATTACCAGGGCCAAACTGACCGCATTCGCCCTTGGCGCAACATGGGCAGGCATGATGGGATGCGTATTCGCAGCCAAAACCACGTTTGTCAACCCGGCAAGCTTCACTTTCTGGGAATCGATAATAATACTTTCAATAGTTGTGCTCGGGGGCATGGGTTCGATAGCCGGCGTGATCCTCGGTGCCTTCATACTGATACTGCTGCCTGAATACCTGCAGTCCATCTCGCAGATAAGGATGTTAATATTCGGTGCATGCATGGTCCTGATGATGGTCTTCAGGCCTCAGGGCATTATAAGCGGTATCAGGCAGCACTACCGGTGGAAGGAGAACACCTGA
- a CDS encoding ABC transporter ATP-binding protein has translation MLEINDLSTYYGGIQALKGISLNINKGEIITLIGANGAGKSTALMSICGIVPPRGGDIVFMGESVKGLAPDKIFGLGIVQVPEGRRIFPEMTVGENLDMGAYLRKDRTAIRQDMDYIFSLFPRLAERRGQPGGTLSGGEQQMLAISRGLMGRPKLLLLDEPSLGLAPVLVKLIFDTIRKINKENGTTIFLVEQNANMALAIADRGYVLETGRISIEGKSEELLNNERIKTAYLGL, from the coding sequence ATGCTTGAGATAAATGACCTGAGCACTTATTACGGCGGAATTCAGGCGCTCAAAGGCATAAGCCTGAATATAAACAAAGGTGAGATTATCACGCTGATAGGTGCAAACGGCGCTGGCAAGTCAACGGCTCTCATGTCAATCTGCGGGATCGTGCCGCCGAGAGGCGGTGATATTGTTTTCATGGGAGAATCGGTAAAGGGGCTCGCCCCTGACAAAATATTCGGCCTAGGGATTGTCCAGGTGCCGGAAGGCCGCAGGATATTCCCGGAAATGACTGTCGGGGAAAACCTGGACATGGGCGCATACCTGAGAAAAGACAGGACGGCAATCAGACAGGATATGGACTATATCTTTTCACTCTTCCCGAGGCTGGCCGAGCGCAGGGGACAGCCGGGAGGCACACTGTCGGGAGGCGAGCAGCAGATGCTGGCCATATCAAGAGGGCTTATGGGCAGACCGAAACTCCTGCTCCTTGACGAACCTTCCCTGGGGCTCGCACCTGTCCTTGTCAAACTCATCTTCGACACAATCAGAAAAATCAACAAAGAAAACGGCACTACAATATTCCTCGTCGAGCAGAACGCGAATATGGCGCTGGCAATTGCAGACAGGGGATATGTGCTGGAGACGGGAAGGATTTCGATTGAGGGAAAATCTGAAGAACTCCTGAACAATGAACGGATAAAGACCGCTTACCTGGGCCTTTGA
- a CDS encoding branched-chain amino acid ABC transporter permease LivH (LivHMGF is the membrane component of the LIV-I/LS branched-chain amino acid transporter): MEYFLELFFSGLTRGSIYALLALGYTMVYGIIALINFAHGEIYMIGAFTALIAASILALLGISGLSLLVLAGAIAVVYASSYGYTVEKIAYKPLRNAPRLSPLISAIGMSIFLQNYVLLAQTSDFVSFPQLIPDFEFMENYRSFMQPSDLVIISTTVVMMVLLTIFIKFTKIGKAMRATSQDKTMAMLSGVNVDRVISVTFITGSALAAVGGVLISSHVGQINFYIGFIAGLKAFTAAVLGGIGSIPGAVLGALILGCTESFAAGYISSDYEDVFAFGLLVLILIFRPSGLLGRKPSEKV, from the coding sequence ATGGAATATTTTCTCGAACTCTTCTTCAGCGGTCTGACAAGGGGCAGCATCTATGCCCTGCTCGCACTCGGCTATACAATGGTCTACGGGATAATCGCTCTTATTAACTTCGCACATGGTGAAATCTACATGATAGGGGCCTTCACTGCCCTGATCGCTGCAAGCATCCTTGCGCTACTCGGAATAAGCGGTCTTTCTCTTCTTGTCCTGGCAGGTGCGATTGCCGTCGTCTATGCGTCATCCTACGGTTATACCGTGGAGAAGATCGCCTATAAACCGCTCAGAAATGCCCCCCGGCTTTCGCCCCTAATAAGCGCAATCGGCATGTCCATATTCCTGCAGAATTATGTGCTGCTGGCACAGACATCGGATTTCGTTAGCTTTCCGCAGCTGATACCGGACTTCGAATTCATGGAAAATTACCGATCCTTCATGCAGCCCTCGGACCTTGTCATAATATCGACAACCGTGGTTATGATGGTACTGCTCACGATCTTCATCAAGTTCACGAAAATCGGAAAGGCCATGCGTGCGACCTCCCAGGACAAGACCATGGCCATGCTTTCGGGCGTGAACGTCGACCGGGTTATCTCGGTCACCTTCATAACCGGTTCGGCGCTCGCCGCAGTGGGTGGGGTGCTGATATCCTCACATGTCGGGCAGATAAACTTCTACATAGGTTTCATTGCAGGACTCAAAGCATTCACGGCCGCGGTTCTCGGAGGTATCGGAAGCATCCCCGGGGCCGTACTCGGGGCTTTGATACTCGGATGCACCGAAAGCTTTGCCGCGGGATACATATCAAGCGACTATGAAGACGTATTCGCATTCGGGCTCCTGGTCCTCATCCTTATATTCAGACCGTCAGGCCTGCTCGGCAGAAAACCCTCGGAAAAGGTGTAG
- a CDS encoding outer membrane protein transport protein, with amino-acid sequence MKKSMITGTFFLSIIFTLATNAFATNGDNLIGVGPVSRSMGGVGIAQPQDAVSSIFSNPATMVNDDISKSTEFDFAGTVFMPRVKASVERTSGTVQADSSNSIFSIPAIGLNTPVSKNLKDLRFGIAAYGVTGLGVDYRGTALDNSSAYDFGGGMTAPLVQGEYTQLQIMKFAPSLAYRINDMFSAGAAVQIDYSTLDLRHGSSSAYGLGVNLGVVIKPVAPISIGLTYTTPQNVNYRKVIDFEAPEGSLDSLKLESPQEFGAGVAYTNANLLNLLIEGDIKLLQWSRADGYKDFDWNDQWVYSIGVKIEPIKRLSLRAGYNYAKNPLKNHDGFDGSFNPMTGMPNSVNDVQGHMLPTYYYETFRIIGFPAIVENHLTLGVGYSFSDTFTLNVGWMHAFEKTINESGTDLFGQPVTLSSTLVEDSLDFGLTWNF; translated from the coding sequence ATGAAAAAATCGATGATCACAGGTACATTTTTTTTATCAATCATTTTTACTCTCGCTACAAACGCGTTTGCCACAAACGGTGATAATCTCATCGGTGTAGGCCCGGTTTCACGGTCCATGGGTGGTGTGGGTATTGCCCAACCTCAGGATGCAGTCAGTTCGATTTTCTCCAACCCGGCAACCATGGTAAACGACGACATCTCGAAGAGCACGGAATTCGATTTTGCAGGAACGGTTTTCATGCCGAGAGTGAAGGCATCTGTGGAAAGGACATCAGGAACGGTTCAGGCCGACAGTTCAAATTCCATATTCAGCATCCCTGCAATCGGACTCAACACGCCTGTCAGCAAAAACCTGAAAGATCTGAGGTTCGGCATTGCGGCATATGGCGTCACTGGCCTGGGTGTCGACTACAGGGGAACAGCGCTGGACAATTCATCGGCATATGATTTCGGCGGCGGTATGACCGCGCCCCTTGTTCAGGGTGAATATACACAGCTTCAGATCATGAAATTCGCACCTTCTCTTGCCTACAGGATAAATGACATGTTCTCGGCAGGCGCCGCAGTTCAGATAGACTACTCGACTCTCGACCTGAGGCATGGCTCGTCATCCGCATACGGCCTCGGCGTCAATCTTGGAGTGGTCATCAAACCTGTTGCCCCGATATCAATTGGCTTGACCTATACAACCCCGCAGAATGTGAATTACAGGAAGGTAATCGATTTTGAAGCGCCGGAAGGCAGTCTCGATTCGCTCAAACTTGAATCCCCGCAGGAATTCGGAGCAGGCGTGGCATATACAAATGCGAACCTGCTGAATCTTCTCATCGAGGGCGACATCAAGCTGCTTCAGTGGTCGAGAGCGGACGGCTACAAGGATTTCGACTGGAACGACCAGTGGGTGTATTCGATAGGCGTCAAGATCGAACCAATTAAGAGGCTTTCATTAAGGGCAGGATACAATTATGCGAAAAACCCGCTTAAGAACCATGACGGTTTCGATGGAAGCTTCAATCCGATGACAGGCATGCCAAACAGCGTAAACGATGTACAGGGACACATGCTTCCCACATATTATTATGAGACTTTCAGGATAATAGGATTCCCGGCTATCGTCGAAAATCACCTGACGCTAGGGGTTGGCTACAGCTTCAGCGATACCTTTACCCTCAATGTGGGCTGGATGCATGCATTCGAAAAGACAATCAACGAATCGGGAACTGACCTTTTCGGCCAGCCCGTTACCCTTTCTTCGACCCTTGTCGAAGACAGCCTGGATTTCGGACTCACCTGGAACTTCTGA
- a CDS encoding lipocalin-like domain-containing protein, with protein sequence MKKYALILITLLFFPFSSHADNWKAYPYNNPESKIVFPDDEGSHAPVLGLEWWYMVIHATGETTGDKYSILVTHFNNQFRFFTVTNVTQQTHKSGTTMGLLNSKHGYLDVKQTTQYGTDYMRTKKDSGGKLVAFEYEFETNHSDMHIQGQLKSLKPPMMVGGTGYVPIGSSGNSWYYSLTRLDVDAVLTYNGITERITGLGWFDHQWGEFLVSPVELFGVFETYEWFCVQLDNGAEIMISNIFDRNYNLPYGGKYGGIQYCGPDGYTVPGLTSIFTRTGYWQDPESKNYMSMGWTLEAPAINLKLTLTPEFKNQMVKFPLNGDFWEGSIHVDGTLDNVPVSGRAFGELMHRYEIPRLNISVNNYPKKTAYKTNEVIEVGWKVRNPDQGNPLTYDVDLVTSKLSIPVAKGIKENSAAFTLAETVPAGTKVDFFRIKITAYSVDKVIQGSSYSPYLMKSLQ encoded by the coding sequence ATGAAAAAATACGCTCTTATTTTGATTACTCTACTTTTTTTTCCTTTTTCATCTCATGCAGACAACTGGAAAGCTTACCCCTATAACAATCCTGAATCAAAGATAGTGTTTCCTGATGACGAGGGTTCCCATGCGCCGGTTCTGGGCCTTGAATGGTGGTATATGGTCATACATGCAACAGGAGAGACTACAGGCGATAAGTATTCGATTCTTGTCACGCATTTCAACAATCAGTTCAGGTTTTTCACCGTCACCAATGTAACACAGCAGACCCACAAGAGCGGAACGACAATGGGCCTTTTGAATTCAAAACACGGATATCTCGATGTTAAACAAACGACCCAATACGGAACCGACTACATGAGAACAAAAAAAGATTCGGGCGGAAAACTTGTCGCGTTCGAATATGAATTTGAAACCAATCATTCGGACATGCACATTCAAGGGCAACTGAAATCATTAAAGCCGCCGATGATGGTCGGTGGAACCGGATATGTACCGATAGGCTCAAGCGGAAACAGCTGGTACTATTCGCTGACCAGACTCGATGTAGATGCCGTCCTTACCTATAACGGCATCACCGAAAGAATCACTGGTCTTGGATGGTTTGACCATCAATGGGGAGAATTCCTGGTATCGCCTGTCGAACTGTTCGGGGTATTTGAAACATATGAATGGTTCTGCGTACAGCTCGATAACGGCGCAGAAATAATGATAAGCAATATCTTTGACAGAAACTATAACCTTCCCTACGGCGGGAAATACGGCGGAATCCAGTATTGCGGTCCCGACGGCTACACGGTCCCCGGTCTTACTTCCATATTCACCAGGACTGGCTACTGGCAGGATCCTGAAAGTAAAAATTACATGTCCATGGGATGGACGCTTGAAGCGCCAGCGATTAATTTAAAACTGACGCTGACCCCCGAGTTCAAAAACCAGATGGTCAAATTCCCCTTAAACGGTGACTTCTGGGAAGGAAGCATACATGTCGACGGAACTCTGGACAATGTCCCGGTATCAGGGCGCGCTTTCGGGGAGCTTATGCACCGCTATGAAATACCCAGGCTTAACATAAGCGTGAATAATTATCCTAAAAAAACGGCTTACAAAACCAATGAAGTAATAGAGGTGGGCTGGAAAGTCAGAAACCCTGACCAGGGAAACCCGCTGACATATGATGTCGATCTGGTAACTTCAAAACTCAGCATACCCGTTGCAAAAGGCATCAAAGAAAACAGCGCGGCATTCACTCTGGCTGAGACTGTTCCGGCAGGAACCAAGGTGGATTTCTTTAGAATAAAAATAACCGCATATTCGGTTGATAAGGTAATACAAGGCAGTTCCTATTCGCCTTATTTAATGAAGAGTTTACAGTAG